From the genome of Mucispirillum schaedleri ASF457:
ATAAGTATAAAACAACTTATTAATAATAACTATTACGGATTATTTCATACTGAGCATTTATGCGAAGTATCTAAAAAGCATACAATTTAAATATATTATTCATTATTATAATATATGTAATACAGATTTTTCGCCTCCAAAATAATTATAATATGATATTATAAATTATTGACCTTATATTTTCACAAAATGTATTATTTGCCGCACTTAATTCTATATATGCTGTATTGGATAGTTTCTAAATCTTTTGGAGTAAATTTATAGCCATTAGTGCATCTGCCACTGACAACATAGTCATTTTCAAAATTAACAACAGCATATATTTTGCCATCAGCAGAATATTTTACGGCTTTACCATGTTTTATGCCTTCTACAAAATCTACAAATAAAAAAGGTCTGCCAGTTTCTTCATCAAATACTTTTAATGTGCCATTCACAATGCCATCATTAAAGGGTATTTCTTCTGTTAATATACCTTTTTCTGTATATGACCTTTCATATCCGTGTTTTCTGCCCTGCTTATACATTCTTTCTAATTTTAATTTGCCGTTATGATAATATTTTTTGGCAGTTCCTTCTTTATAATCATTTTTGTATACAAACCTTGCACTTAATATGCCGTCCATATAATAATCTTTTCTTATACCTTCTACTTTGCCATTTTTATATGGTATTTCAGATTCTACACCACCTATTTCATAATACAATCTTTCAATGCCCTCTATTTTATCATTTTTATATGGTGTTGCTCTTAATAATGCACCGCTTGGAAAATATCTTTTTTCTATCCCATCTCTCTTGCTGTTTTTATATATGGTAGTTTCTTCTATAAAATCATCATAATAATACATAACAGCTGTGCCTTCTATTTTTCCATTTTTTATTGGGAAATAAATATTTCTGTTATCATAGTTTTTAAGGCAGGCTGTGCCAGTTGTGTTTATAGAATTATATAATTTACCTTTTCGCATTCCTGATAAGTCACTTTTAGTTATAATAAAATCACATTTTTCATCACTTAGAGAAACATTAGGATATATAAAGAGAGAAAAACATAATAAAAAGATACCAGCTAGTTTAGAGCAGCTCATCACTGCCCTTTGTTATCATCATTTTTAATTAAAACTGTGCCAAGAGAATCTATCTGAACATTATCTGCCACTTCCGTATGCGCTATAATATTAAGGCTGGGGGAATATTTTTCCACAAAGCGTCTCATAGCAAAGCGAATAGGCTATGAAACAAATAAAACTGGTGGTATACCTTTTGCTGTAACTTCTTCTGTTTTATCCATAAGCCCTGTTAAAATTTTTCTAGCAGTGGCTGGGTCTATTACAATCTCTTTGCCCTCATCTGATGGGTGCATATTTTTAATAATAAGCTGCTCAACAGGCTGCGGCAGAGCAAATACATAAAGTTTGCCATCTTGTGCTAAAAGGCTTTCTGTAATCTGTTTACGCAGTGCAAAGCGGACTTTTTCTGTTAAATACTCTATATCTTTATTCATAGTGCCATAAGTTGCAAGTGCTTCTAAAATAGTCTGTAAGTTTCTAATTGAAACACGCTCTTTTAAAAGATTTTGCAGCACTCTGTTTAATGTGCTTAAATCCAATATTCCAGGCACAACATCTTCCACTATTTTTGGATGTTTTTCTTTAAGTTTATCAAGCAAATCTTGAGTTTCCTGTCTGCCTAAAAGTTCAGCAGAGTTTTTCTTAATAACTTCTGTTAAGTGTGTAGCAATAATAGTCGCAGGGTCAACAATAGTATAGCCAGCAATTTCTGCTTTTTCTTTTTCTATTTCATCTACCCATTTTGCAGGCAGACCAAATGCTGGCTCTTTTGTAGGGATACCACTAATATCATCCATTGGACCTGCAGGGTTCATAGCCATATATCTGTCTGGCATAACACTGCCTTTTGCAGTGCGGACACCACGGAGCAGCACCACATATTCATCTGCATCAAGCTGTAAATTATCCCTTATTCTAACAGGTGGAACAATAAAACCCATTTCAAGAGCTATTTGACGCCTGATTGACTTAATTCTATTTAAAAGTGTGCCACCTTGAGCTGCATCAACAAGTGGGATAATACCAAACCCGATTTCAAGTTCCATAGTATCCATTTCAAGCAGCTCTTTAACTTCTTCTTCCTCTGGTGCAGGTGGTTTTTCTTCTTCATTTTCACTGCCTTCTTCATCATCAAGAGTATCGCCTTTTTTCTCTTTACGCAGCATAAGATAACCAACACCAACAGCAACTAAACCAAGAAAAATAAAAGCAAGTTTTGGCATACCCGGCACTATTGCAAAGAAAAGCAAAAGACCACCAGTTATAAAAAGCACTTTTGCCTGTGGAAAGAGCTGTTTTGTAAGCTGTTTTGCTAATGAGCCAGAATCGTTGCCTGCCCTTGTTACAATTATACCTGCGGATGTAGAAATAATAAGAGCAGGAATTTGACCAACAAGACCATCACCAATTGTTAATATTGTATATGTAGAAGCAGCTTCAGAAACAGAAAGCCCATGCTGTAACATACCCAGTGCTAAACCACCTATAATATTTATAGCTGTAATAATTAAACCTGCAACAGCATCACCGCGGACAAACTTAGAAGCACCATCCATACTTCCATAAAAATCAGCCTCTCTTCTAACATCTTCCCTGCGTTTTCTTGCCTCATCTTCATTAATTATACCAGCATTTAAGTCTGCATCAATAGCCATCTGTTTACCAGGCATAGCATCTAATGTAAAGCGGGCAGCAACCTCTGCAACTCTGCCGGAACCTTTTGTAATAACCATAAAGTTAATTAAAACAAGTATGATAAATACAATAATACCAACAGCATAGTTACCACCTACAACAAACTGACCAAATGCACGGATAATTTCACCTGCTGCATCTGGACCTTCATGACCATGGAGAAGAATTGTTCTTGTGGTAGATACATTTAATGAAAGCCTGAAAAGTGTTGTTAAAAGCAGCACAAATGGAAAAGATGAAAAATCAAGTGGTCTTTCTGCATATAATGATACAAGCAAAATAATTATACTTAAAGATACACTGACAGTAAGAAAAAAGTCTAATAAAATAGATGGTATAGGTATAATCATTATAACAAGTATAAACATTACACCTAGTGCCAAAGCAATATCTGTCTGCTTTGCGATTTTTTTTATAATGGAAGATGCTGTGACTTTTGTATCTGCTGCCATATTTATCCTTAAAATATTTAATTATGGATATAGTATATATATTATAAAGATTATTATATCCATACCCTTTTGATATTATATAAAATTTATATTATTTTTTCCATAAGAAAATAAAAAAGGCGGGATATAAATATACCCCGCATAAAAAATAACTGAATTATTTATTTGTTTTAAACTGCTCAATTAAGTTTTTCAGCTTTTCTGTTCTCTGCTGAATATGGCTTACTGTATTATTTACTTCATTTACTGCCGCATTACTTTCTTCAATACCTGCAGCAATTACCTGTGTATTATCCACAACTGTCTGAATTGTTGCATACTGCTCAGATACTGCGTCTGATACTGGGCTCATTGCCTGATAAAGAATTGTAACATTTTCTACTGCTTTTTTAATTTCAGTTGTAACATTTGTAATGTTCGTTGTTCCTTCATGAACACTTGTTACTGATTTATCCATAGCATTAGAAGCATTATCTGCATCTTTTAAAAGCTCACTGATAATGTTTTCAATCTCTTTTGTAGCTCCTTGAGTTCTTTCTGCAAGTTTTCTCACTTCATCTGCAACAACTGCAAACCCTCTGCCTGCTTCCCCTGCCCTTGCTGCTTCTATCGCTGCATTTAATGCAAGCAGGTTAGTCTGGTTAGCTATATCATTAATAACATTTAATATATTGCCTATCTGTGCAGAGCTTTCTGATAAGTGGCGGATAGTTTCTGAAAGATTTACTGTATCCTGTTCAATTACTGTCATTTTTTCACTTACATTATCAAGTTTTTCAGTTTCATGTCTTGTTGCATTTGCAGTAGTTTCAAGTGACAGCATATTTTCTGAAAGTGCATCACTTGTTCTTTTTGAAATACCGCTTACATTTTCCATTCCCTCTACCATAGAAGATACTTGTTGTGACTGAGAGTTAAATGTAGCTGATAATTCTTCCATAGTAGCTGCAAGCTGATTATTAGCAGAAGCTACTTCTATAATAGATGAACGAACTTCGCTTACAACATCCTCTGTGGACTGATTAAGGGTATTAATAGCTTTTAAGATAAAGCCAAGCTCATCATTATTATGAATTTGCAGTTTTACAGATAAATCTTTATTTTCTGCCATTTTATATATTTCATTAGCAAATACACCAAGTGGATTTAATATTTTACGCAGTAAGAAGTAAAGAACTATAACACCCATAATTGATATAACAAGTATAATTATTGCTATTTCTAAAGCTAAAAAAGCAATATCTTTTGCAAGAGTGTTTTTATCCACACCGTAAAGAATCACAAAATCATAGTCTCTTACAGGCATTACCTGACCAAGCCTTGTAGAGCCGCTGACACTGTTATATTCCTGTGGTTCACTAAAAGCCATTGAGCGTGTTTGAATTTTTTCATTAATATAATTTACAAGTGCAGTGTCATATAATTGTGTAACATTTTTCATTAAATGCTCTTTATTTAAAGCAGAAGCAATAATACCGCTGTTATGAACAACATATAAACGACCATCTAATCGTTCATTTGGAAGATTTTTTAAATACTGGTTTACATTTAGAACAAAGTCCACACTCATTAATCCTTTAACTCCACCTTCTTTTTTAATAGGGTATGTTAAAGTTAAACATATTTCACCAGTTGTTGTATCCTGATATGGCTCAGAAAAATATATATCAGCAACTTTCATGCCCTCAATATACCAGTCTCTCACTTTATGGTCATAATCTTCTGAAATTGAATTAATTGATGCTGTATCAACAGTAAACTCACCATCTTCATAGGCAAGTGATACATTCAGCACACCATTAATGCTTTTAAATTCTTCTA
Proteins encoded in this window:
- a CDS encoding toxin-antitoxin system YwqK family antitoxin — encoded protein: MSCSKLAGIFLLCFSLFIYPNVSLSDEKCDFIITKSDLSGMRKGKLYNSINTTGTACLKNYDNRNIYFPIKNGKIEGTAVMYYYDDFIEETTIYKNSKRDGIEKRYFPSGALLRATPYKNDKIEGIERLYYEIGGVESEIPYKNGKVEGIRKDYYMDGILSARFVYKNDYKEGTAKKYYHNGKLKLERMYKQGRKHGYERSYTEKGILTEEIPFNDGIVNGTLKVFDEETGRPFLFVDFVEGIKHGKAVKYSADGKIYAVVNFENDYVVSGRCTNGYKFTPKDLETIQYSIYRIKCGK
- a CDS encoding methyl-accepting chemotaxis protein, with protein sequence MGKNITIKSKVIIVVSVIIAIITIAAIISSYNIFYKNIFATSKLTQYRVASFLSDIVYEELRSRSLAVKSFVNSFNPNEDRVKLSAVLEEFKSINGVLNVSLAYEDGEFTVDTASINSISEDYDHKVRDWYIEGMKVADIYFSEPYQDTTTGEICLTLTYPIKKEGGVKGLMSVDFVLNVNQYLKNLPNERLDGRLYVVHNSGIIASALNKEHLMKNVTQLYDTALVNYINEKIQTRSMAFSEPQEYNSVSGSTRLGQVMPVRDYDFVILYGVDKNTLAKDIAFLALEIAIIILVISIMGVIVLYFLLRKILNPLGVFANEIYKMAENKDLSVKLQIHNNDELGFILKAINTLNQSTEDVVSEVRSSIIEVASANNQLAATMEELSATFNSQSQQVSSMVEGMENVSGISKRTSDALSENMLSLETTANATRHETEKLDNVSEKMTVIEQDTVNLSETIRHLSESSAQIGNILNVINDIANQTNLLALNAAIEAARAGEAGRGFAVVADEVRKLAERTQGATKEIENIISELLKDADNASNAMDKSVTSVHEGTTNITNVTTEIKKAVENVTILYQAMSPVSDAVSEQYATIQTVVDNTQVIAAGIEESNAAVNEVNNTVSHIQQRTEKLKNLIEQFKTNK
- the flhA gene encoding flagellar biosynthesis protein FlhA, whose translation is MAADTKVTASSIIKKIAKQTDIALALGVMFILVIMIIPIPSILLDFFLTVSVSLSIIILLVSLYAERPLDFSSFPFVLLLTTLFRLSLNVSTTRTILLHGHEGPDAAGEIIRAFGQFVVGGNYAVGIIVFIILVLINFMVITKGSGRVAEVAARFTLDAMPGKQMAIDADLNAGIINEDEARKRREDVRREADFYGSMDGASKFVRGDAVAGLIITAINIIGGLALGMLQHGLSVSEAASTYTILTIGDGLVGQIPALIISTSAGIIVTRAGNDSGSLAKQLTKQLFPQAKVLFITGGLLLFFAIVPGMPKLAFIFLGLVAVGVGYLMLRKEKKGDTLDDEEGSENEEEKPPAPEEEEVKELLEMDTMELEIGFGIIPLVDAAQGGTLLNRIKSIRRQIALEMGFIVPPVRIRDNLQLDADEYVVLLRGVRTAKGSVMPDRYMAMNPAGPMDDISGIPTKEPAFGLPAKWVDEIEKEKAEIAGYTIVDPATIIATHLTEVIKKNSAELLGRQETQDLLDKLKEKHPKIVEDVVPGILDLSTLNRVLQNLLKERVSIRNLQTILEALATYGTMNKDIEYLTEKVRFALRKQITESLLAQDGKLYVFALPQPVEQLIIKNMHPSDEGKEIVIDPATARKILTGLMDKTEEVTAKGIPPVLFVS